In a single window of the Desulfovibrio mangrovi genome:
- a CDS encoding HD-GYP domain-containing protein yields MLKKIAIDDIRPGMYVVDSGLSWLEYPYLYMKEGMISSQITLNAIISEGYTEAVIDTELSMGAVLGGENGDEALSRDLEGLPEFFPPPPIIPVAEEMDKAKSVYSDTVRYARTLMDGVRMGKAIDLEDSSLLVEEIIGSVTRNCDALTGLSKLRTFDEYTFSHCVNVSVLSVVFGRFLGKTEDELRMLGQAGLFHDVGKQLVPSAVLNKPGRLTPEEFAVIKQHPLLGCKHLYGQDDGRRIEQAIMMGMLEHHEKFNGTGYPRGLSGDGISEMGRIIAVVDVYDALSSRRVYKAPMHPHKALGLMYSMRGKEFHPGYVERFIKCLGIYPVGSTVRLNTGHVAVVTISNPREPLHPLITVVADKAGPIVPRKLDLAGQYKVRIESTLDPLEVGIDPVAVLEKAA; encoded by the coding sequence GTGCTGAAGAAAATTGCCATAGATGACATACGTCCCGGCATGTATGTGGTGGACTCCGGCCTTTCCTGGTTGGAGTATCCTTATTTGTACATGAAAGAGGGAATGATTTCTTCGCAGATAACGCTGAATGCCATCATCAGCGAAGGCTACACCGAAGCCGTCATTGACACTGAACTCAGTATGGGGGCGGTTCTGGGGGGCGAGAATGGTGATGAGGCTCTTTCCCGCGATCTTGAAGGGTTGCCGGAATTCTTTCCTCCTCCGCCCATTATTCCCGTGGCTGAAGAGATGGACAAGGCCAAGTCCGTATATTCGGATACCGTGCGTTATGCCCGCACCCTGATGGATGGGGTGCGTATGGGCAAGGCTATCGATCTGGAAGACTCTTCCTTGTTGGTGGAAGAGATCATCGGCAGCGTGACCCGCAACTGCGATGCCCTGACCGGTCTTTCCAAGCTGCGCACCTTTGACGAATACACCTTTTCACATTGCGTGAATGTTTCTGTGTTGTCCGTGGTTTTCGGTCGTTTTCTTGGCAAGACCGAAGATGAGCTGCGCATGCTTGGTCAGGCGGGCCTTTTTCACGATGTGGGCAAGCAGTTGGTACCCTCTGCCGTGTTGAACAAACCGGGCAGGCTTACGCCCGAGGAATTTGCGGTGATAAAGCAGCATCCGCTGCTGGGTTGCAAGCATCTGTATGGTCAGGATGACGGCAGGCGCATTGAACAGGCCATTATGATGGGCATGCTGGAGCACCACGAGAAGTTCAACGGCACTGGCTATCCGCGTGGGCTTTCCGGCGATGGCATAAGCGAGATGGGTCGCATCATTGCCGTGGTGGACGTGTATGATGCCCTGTCGAGCAGGCGGGTCTACAAAGCGCCCATGCACCCCCACAAGGCTTTGGGGCTCATGTATTCCATGCGCGGCAAGGAATTCCATCCCGGTTACGTGGAGCGATTTATCAAGTGTCTCGGCATCTATCCGGTGGGCAGTACTGTGCGTCTGAATACCGGGCATGTGGCGGTGGTTACCATCTCAAATCCCAGAGAGCCGTTGCACCCGCTGATTACTGTGGTGGCAGACAAGGCCGGCCCCATTGTGCCGCGCAAACTCGATCTTGCCGGACAGTACAAGGTGCGCATCGAATCCACGCTTGATCCGCTGGAAGTGGGTATAGATCCGGTGGCCGTACTCGAGAAGGCGGCTTGA
- a CDS encoding glycosyltransferase family 8 protein, which yields MKIVFCIDDNPRYLMLARVAVRSLRRLYGEDVPVLCVYGGAKPEVIEAVEAERIPLALYTPVLNHSMVPAAFHRAIGAFLKLELALVPELADEEYVLYCDSDMYFHARFDELLAMQPAYMAMAREASSPFWHEIQQMKYVWREKEYTVPLPFPIWTYSSGVVNFNLGRLRKHDHIHNFLAFCLQNVHHIGNLDQSLLNYFFGKRITKLPPVYNCPPYRSESRDTGCLIHFHGPKPWDIKPALWKELRINHYSWFRDRWFALLTPQEAELVHSWE from the coding sequence ATGAAGATAGTTTTCTGCATCGATGACAATCCCCGCTATCTGATGCTGGCCCGTGTGGCTGTCCGTAGTCTGCGCAGACTCTATGGTGAGGATGTGCCGGTTCTCTGCGTCTATGGTGGGGCAAAGCCTGAAGTCATTGAGGCGGTCGAGGCCGAGCGTATCCCGCTGGCTCTCTATACGCCGGTGTTAAACCATTCAATGGTACCGGCTGCGTTCCATCGCGCCATCGGCGCATTTCTCAAGCTTGAGCTTGCGCTTGTTCCCGAACTGGCCGACGAGGAATACGTACTGTATTGCGACAGTGACATGTATTTTCATGCCCGGTTCGACGAACTGCTTGCCATGCAGCCAGCCTACATGGCCATGGCACGGGAGGCTTCCTCCCCCTTCTGGCATGAAATCCAGCAGATGAAGTATGTATGGCGCGAGAAGGAGTACACGGTTCCGTTGCCCTTTCCCATCTGGACCTATTCCTCGGGAGTGGTGAACTTCAATCTCGGCCGGCTGCGAAAGCATGATCATATCCATAACTTTCTGGCCTTCTGTCTGCAGAATGTGCATCACATAGGCAATCTGGACCAGTCGCTCCTGAACTATTTTTTCGGGAAACGCATTACCAAACTTCCTCCTGTCTACAACTGCCCCCCCTACCGCAGCGAATCGCGCGACACCGGTTGTCTCATTCATTTCCACGGCCCCAAGCCTTGGGATATCAAGCCGGCACTATGGAAGGAATTGCGGATAAATCACTACAGCTGGTTCCGCGACCGCTGGTTTGCACTGTTGACTCCGCAGGAAGCTGAACTGGTGCACAGTTGGGAGTAG
- a CDS encoding flagellar assembly protein T N-terminal domain-containing protein, producing MPQNGRNILLLALMLLLACASIVSRAHAEEVTSTGIAPYDPGREAVAREKALHDARRNAVEATSGGIIDASTTVRNNMLVSDNILSRAAGYVSEYTVLSERKSNGLYEVTIRANVLVDSMRDDANTIRRLVALQQTPHVIIKIASETPAENRTQARRAASLLADKLKKSGLTVVDKPLTGTELELNLALEQASTPATVLGVQMMVNEISLVTDIVRPSDGRTLASSTETVKVNGLNKLQALEKGTKECVQKTWKRLARALSRSWEEEMESARTLYVTVLGLDSKANAETLAGAFRSSVPNVETAALQSMQEGEARFTLRYKGQPRFFTDEISMRYFRNRYGEFAVTSVRDNVITLTRQ from the coding sequence ATGCCTCAGAATGGTCGTAATATCCTGCTGCTTGCCCTCATGCTTCTGCTTGCCTGCGCGAGTATTGTTTCGCGCGCCCATGCAGAGGAAGTGACGTCGACCGGCATTGCCCCCTACGACCCGGGGCGTGAAGCCGTGGCCCGCGAAAAAGCCCTGCATGACGCCAGGCGCAATGCCGTGGAAGCCACATCCGGCGGCATCATCGACGCCAGCACCACCGTGCGCAACAACATGCTGGTCTCGGATAACATTCTCAGCCGCGCCGCAGGCTATGTCAGTGAATACACCGTGCTCTCCGAACGAAAATCCAACGGACTCTATGAAGTGACCATACGCGCCAACGTGCTCGTGGACAGCATGCGCGACGACGCGAATACGATCCGCCGTCTTGTGGCCCTGCAGCAGACGCCGCACGTGATCATCAAGATAGCGTCGGAAACGCCTGCCGAAAATCGTACGCAGGCAAGAAGGGCGGCCTCGCTGCTTGCGGACAAACTGAAGAAATCCGGCCTGACCGTCGTGGACAAGCCCCTGACCGGCACCGAGCTGGAACTGAACCTCGCCCTTGAACAGGCATCCACCCCCGCAACCGTGCTGGGCGTGCAGATGATGGTAAACGAAATAAGCTTGGTGACGGACATCGTGCGCCCCTCGGACGGACGAACGCTTGCTTCTTCCACGGAGACGGTGAAGGTGAACGGCCTGAACAAGCTGCAGGCTCTGGAGAAAGGAACCAAGGAGTGTGTGCAGAAGACATGGAAACGCCTCGCCAGAGCCCTGTCGCGCTCGTGGGAAGAAGAGATGGAATCCGCCCGAACGCTGTATGTAACGGTACTGGGACTGGATTCGAAGGCTAATGCGGAAACACTGGCAGGAGCATTCCGCTCCAGCGTGCCCAATGTGGAAACCGCCGCGCTGCAATCCATGCAGGAAGGCGAAGCCCGCTTCACCCTTCGCTACAAGGGCCAGCCCCGCTTTTTCACCGATGAAATCTCCATGCGTTATTTCAGAAACCGGTACGGCGAGTTTGCCGTCACCTCCGTCAGAGACAACGTCATCACCCTCACCCGCCAGTAG
- a CDS encoding GGDEF domain-containing protein yields MIILDIVQLISAVSTAICAFFFTWVSFVLRSNTGARWLAAGLSINLFFYIANQLPFHTIISVEHADLLTLASECLLVTCLYIGTRLFTDQTAHSSLLSAFSLFYALMLLVAEHIQSQVALVPLLVAMYCCPFLVATGLTLVRHKAPFCPWLWKSVGIPFIIWGLHWVTYPLLLHHDSLFIGGFYLAITLSTMSFTGYVVLMLQSLVHRAVIAEQQAVELSLTDELTGLGNRRYLEIAFRDFKNYASRHDHMMLLLFIDLDKFKHINDTHGHKAGDEALRHTAARLQKKLRESDMIFRIGGDEFIVLIPEIPSRDAIPILSREMANALHPPFLFEGIKLNVCASIGTAVFPADGTTLEKLLNTADRAMYENKTERPESNESAPCYE; encoded by the coding sequence CATGGGTCAGTTTTGTTCTCCGCAGTAACACAGGAGCCCGCTGGCTTGCTGCCGGCTTAAGCATCAACCTCTTTTTCTACATCGCCAACCAGCTTCCGTTCCACACCATCATCAGCGTGGAGCACGCCGACCTTCTGACTCTCGCCTCAGAATGCCTTCTGGTCACCTGTCTATACATCGGAACCCGCCTGTTTACAGACCAAACAGCGCATAGCTCTCTGTTGTCGGCCTTTTCACTCTTTTATGCCCTCATGCTCCTTGTTGCCGAGCACATACAAAGCCAGGTTGCACTCGTCCCCTTACTGGTGGCCATGTACTGCTGTCCGTTTCTGGTGGCTACCGGGCTTACACTGGTACGGCACAAGGCACCATTCTGCCCCTGGCTCTGGAAATCAGTGGGCATTCCTTTCATCATATGGGGATTGCACTGGGTCACCTATCCCCTACTGTTGCACCACGACAGCCTGTTTATTGGTGGTTTCTATCTGGCTATCACCCTGTCCACCATGAGCTTCACGGGTTATGTAGTACTGATGCTGCAGAGTCTTGTGCATCGCGCAGTAATCGCCGAGCAACAGGCGGTGGAGCTATCGCTTACCGATGAGCTGACGGGACTGGGAAACAGGCGGTATCTGGAGATAGCCTTTCGTGATTTCAAGAATTATGCATCCCGCCACGATCACATGATGCTGCTTCTGTTCATTGATCTTGATAAATTCAAACATATCAATGACACACATGGACACAAAGCAGGAGATGAGGCTCTAAGACACACCGCTGCACGACTGCAGAAAAAGCTGCGTGAGTCGGACATGATTTTCAGAATCGGAGGAGATGAATTTATTGTTCTTATTCCCGAAATCCCCTCTCGGGATGCCATACCGATCCTTTCCCGCGAGATGGCCAATGCCTTGCACCCGCCCTTTCTCTTTGAGGGAATCAAGCTGAACGTCTGCGCCAGCATCGGCACCGCAGTATTTCCTGCAGATGGCACCACGCTTGAGAAGCTGCTTAACACCGCTGACCGTGCCATGTATGAAAACAAGACCGAACGCCCTGAGAGTAATGAATCTGCTCCATGTTATGAGTAG
- a CDS encoding sensor domain-containing diguanylate cyclase, producing MLSDYPVYEPDLGLIERMLQMERYAWLSLTHDMGTVMSIDGRFDDVNTHWEAVTGYDESELLGSYLVEYMHYDDRERALADLQSLITADVSTTSVVFRFLCKDGEYRRLSWNLMFSPEHESYFCTVKDVNESLSDKAIRYAYKDVLTGLGNRLFLMDAVPEWLDEAQREGSQLAVCFLDLDGFKLVNDTYGHKAGDLLLKKVAEKLTRSVPRTCAIRLGGDEFVIVMRDIRSREEVGSQVRGLIDNINMPVCIEGQDCSVGVSVGVSLFPEDGNTVEELVQVADNAMYDVKREGKNNFAFSENASETDAA from the coding sequence GTGCTCAGCGATTATCCCGTATACGAACCCGATTTGGGACTTATCGAACGCATGCTGCAGATGGAACGCTACGCGTGGCTTTCTCTGACGCATGATATGGGTACCGTTATGTCCATTGACGGCCGTTTTGATGACGTGAACACGCATTGGGAGGCCGTGACCGGGTATGATGAAAGTGAATTGCTCGGCAGCTATCTCGTGGAGTACATGCACTACGATGACCGTGAGCGTGCTCTTGCGGATCTGCAGAGCCTGATTACCGCCGACGTCAGCACCACTTCTGTTGTTTTTCGCTTCCTGTGCAAGGACGGAGAGTATAGGCGCCTTTCCTGGAACCTCATGTTCTCTCCTGAGCATGAGAGCTATTTCTGTACCGTCAAGGACGTGAACGAATCGCTTTCCGACAAGGCCATACGGTACGCTTATAAAGACGTGCTGACCGGTCTTGGGAACAGGCTGTTCCTCATGGACGCGGTGCCCGAGTGGCTTGATGAAGCGCAGCGTGAAGGCAGCCAGCTTGCCGTGTGCTTCCTTGATCTGGATGGCTTCAAGTTGGTCAATGATACCTATGGCCACAAGGCGGGCGACCTGCTGCTGAAGAAGGTGGCGGAAAAGTTGACCCGTTCTGTGCCGAGAACGTGCGCTATCCGGCTGGGGGGCGATGAATTTGTGATTGTCATGCGCGATATCCGGTCCCGCGAGGAGGTCGGTTCTCAGGTGCGCGGGCTTATTGACAATATCAATATGCCGGTCTGCATTGAGGGGCAGGATTGTTCCGTAGGCGTAAGTGTCGGCGTGAGCCTGTTTCCGGAAGATGGCAACACGGTGGAAGAGCTGGTGCAGGTGGCCGACAATGCCATGTATGATGTGAAGCGCGAGGGAAAGAACAACTTTGCGTTCAGCGAGAATGCTTCGGAAACCGACGCCGCCTGA
- a CDS encoding HAD family hydrolase, with the protein MAIADYDIQVVFFDFSGVLAEEGFVQGLKEIGRQHGKEPDAFLREATEICYNNGYADGRVDEHAFWQDVRESAAIATGDADLRREILSRFVIRPWMLQAVSRVRTGATRTALLSDHTNWLDELDAAHGIYRHFDRVFNSFREGMTKRSLDFFRHACDVMQVAPQNALFIDDNPANTGRAESIGMHAVLYTAYPSLVTDLKRYLPAVVLPPEGNVC; encoded by the coding sequence ATGGCTATAGCCGACTATGATATTCAGGTTGTTTTTTTCGACTTCAGCGGCGTACTCGCGGAAGAAGGATTCGTGCAGGGTCTCAAGGAAATTGGCAGACAACACGGCAAGGAACCGGACGCTTTTTTACGCGAGGCAACGGAAATCTGCTATAATAACGGATACGCAGACGGACGGGTCGACGAACACGCCTTCTGGCAGGACGTACGTGAAAGTGCCGCAATAGCCACCGGCGATGCGGACCTGCGACGGGAAATCCTCTCACGTTTCGTCATCCGCCCGTGGATGTTGCAGGCCGTTTCCCGCGTGCGCACGGGAGCGACGCGCACCGCCCTGCTCAGCGATCACACCAACTGGCTGGACGAACTGGATGCAGCTCATGGCATCTACCGCCATTTCGACAGGGTATTCAATTCGTTCAGGGAAGGCATGACCAAGCGTTCGCTCGATTTCTTCCGCCATGCCTGCGATGTAATGCAGGTGGCACCGCAGAATGCCCTGTTCATCGACGACAACCCCGCCAATACCGGACGGGCGGAAAGCATAGGCATGCACGCGGTGCTCTACACCGCCTACCCCTCTTTGGTTACGGACCTGAAGCGTTATCTGCCCGCGGTGGTTCTGCCGCCCGAAGGCAATGTCTGCTGA
- a CDS encoding YbgA family protein → MQEATARIRLGISSCLLGNKVRFDGGHKRDAWIVDTLGKYVDFVPVCPEVEMGLPVPRNSLRLVGDPANPRLVVQKTGEELTMRMRTWAHERNAQLAREELCGFIFKRASPSSGMERVKVYRDVPEEQTAKAGPPALSGVGVFAAEFMRAFPLLPVEEEGRLNDPALRENFIERIFVMQRWRALLSHGLTAGRLVEFHTRHKLLIMSHSVEHYREMGRLVAACSGMDGAELAGTYQTLLLTAVSRLATVKKHTNVLQHVMGYFKKKLSPDEKQELLEVVAAYHESLVPLIVPVTLLNHYVRKYNEPYLQGQWYLQPHPLELKLRNHS, encoded by the coding sequence ATGCAGGAAGCAACGGCTCGCATCAGACTGGGAATCTCTTCATGTCTCCTCGGAAACAAGGTGCGCTTTGACGGCGGGCACAAGCGCGATGCGTGGATAGTGGATACGCTGGGTAAGTATGTGGACTTTGTTCCGGTGTGCCCCGAAGTGGAGATGGGGCTGCCCGTGCCGCGCAACTCCCTCCGGCTGGTGGGCGATCCTGCCAACCCGCGCCTTGTCGTGCAGAAGACCGGAGAAGAACTGACGATGCGCATGCGCACATGGGCACACGAGCGCAACGCACAGCTCGCCCGCGAAGAATTGTGTGGCTTCATCTTCAAACGCGCATCGCCTTCCAGCGGCATGGAGCGGGTGAAGGTGTATCGTGATGTTCCCGAAGAGCAGACGGCCAAGGCAGGCCCGCCCGCGTTGTCTGGTGTGGGAGTTTTTGCGGCGGAATTCATGCGGGCCTTTCCCCTGCTGCCAGTGGAGGAAGAGGGCAGGCTCAATGATCCTGCGCTGCGCGAGAATTTCATAGAGCGAATTTTCGTCATGCAGCGCTGGCGTGCTCTGCTGTCCCACGGCCTTACGGCGGGGCGTCTGGTGGAGTTCCATACGCGCCACAAGTTGCTGATCATGTCGCACAGCGTGGAGCACTACAGGGAAATGGGCAGGCTTGTGGCGGCCTGTTCGGGGATGGACGGTGCGGAACTGGCCGGAACGTATCAGACCCTTCTGCTCACAGCCGTGTCGCGTCTCGCCACTGTGAAGAAGCACACCAACGTGCTGCAGCATGTGATGGGGTATTTCAAGAAGAAGCTCTCGCCGGACGAGAAGCAGGAACTGCTTGAGGTTGTTGCTGCGTATCACGAATCCCTTGTGCCACTTATTGTGCCGGTTACCTTGCTCAATCATTATGTGCGGAAGTACAACGAACCCTATCTGCAGGGGCAATGGTATCTTCAGCCGCACCCGTTGGAGCTGAAACTGCGGAATCATTCCTGA
- a CDS encoding chemotaxis protein CheD codes for MSRPSYRANSASIPESLRDIGYPCVHLKIGEGIVTGSNVLISTVLGSCVSVSFYCAARGMAGLFHAMLPSAVGYKGVSKSPCKFVDTAVHCIWDQFRKRGIADRDVEIKLFGGAFSMGNGAPPHVQSIVNVGGRNVDVARTVLHDLNLRISRESVGGAHGRKLVFDTTTGHIWVKKLGRTEEQALLKDERDYLPVAEGRACRFNGDR; via the coding sequence ATGTCCCGTCCCTCTTATCGTGCCAACAGTGCCTCCATTCCCGAATCGCTTCGCGACATCGGGTATCCCTGCGTGCACCTGAAAATTGGGGAGGGCATAGTAACGGGCAGCAATGTGCTGATTTCGACTGTGCTGGGGTCCTGTGTTTCCGTCAGTTTTTATTGCGCTGCCAGAGGAATGGCGGGCCTGTTTCACGCTATGTTACCCTCGGCCGTGGGGTACAAGGGTGTTAGCAAATCGCCATGTAAATTTGTTGATACCGCAGTTCACTGCATTTGGGACCAATTCAGAAAACGGGGCATCGCCGACAGGGATGTGGAAATAAAACTGTTCGGCGGTGCCTTTAGTATGGGCAACGGCGCCCCTCCGCATGTGCAGAGTATCGTCAACGTGGGGGGGCGGAATGTTGATGTTGCCCGCACCGTGCTCCATGACCTGAACCTGCGCATTTCCCGCGAGAGCGTGGGCGGTGCGCACGGCAGAAAGCTGGTGTTTGATACCACTACCGGTCACATATGGGTCAAGAAGCTGGGCCGGACGGAAGAGCAGGCCCTGCTCAAGGATGAACGCGACTACCTGCCGGTGGCAGAGGGGCGTGCGTGCAGGTTCAATGGTGACAGGTAG
- a CDS encoding EAL and HDOD domain-containing protein: MDDSLQTEHQPEPIFVARQPIFTADRDIWGYELLFRHSGAATTAQVADQDVATARVIADGYMLAQAQIAPDKRMLINFPRNLILSDAAFALPIHQCVPEILEHVDPTPDIITACSRLKKAGYTLALDDYVGQPGYEELIRISDIIKVEVLNMSPMDLMKTVNNLKPYGVTLLAEKVEDAAMFELCVRLGFSLFQGYYFSRPEIVPGKKISSAQLVKTQLLATLGKDFDTKELSAIISRDVSLTFRLLRYINSASFGIRRQVESVHQALTLLGQNPIRQWLMVVLVADMNPSHAAQEITFLSVLRGRFLEEVAKAATTSLDLPKDSMFLIGLLSRLDVLLGMPMADLMEQMPLDPLIQDAFLGKPNRIHAWLTCLNALEEGRFDEMQTKLDAHGIDLEAAAKVRLAATNWTQRILGLESVEPPC; the protein is encoded by the coding sequence ATGGACGACTCCTTACAGACAGAGCATCAGCCTGAACCGATATTCGTTGCCCGCCAGCCGATTTTTACGGCAGATCGGGACATATGGGGCTATGAGCTTCTTTTCCGTCACAGCGGTGCAGCCACAACCGCGCAAGTGGCCGATCAGGACGTTGCCACAGCGCGTGTCATAGCGGACGGCTACATGCTGGCGCAGGCGCAGATAGCGCCTGACAAACGCATGCTCATCAACTTTCCCCGCAACCTTATTCTTTCGGACGCAGCCTTTGCGTTACCAATCCACCAATGCGTACCCGAAATTCTGGAACATGTGGATCCCACGCCTGATATAATTACCGCATGCTCCCGACTGAAAAAGGCGGGATACACACTGGCGCTGGACGATTACGTAGGCCAGCCCGGGTATGAAGAGCTCATACGCATCTCCGACATTATCAAGGTGGAAGTGCTGAACATGAGCCCGATGGATCTCATGAAGACAGTGAACAACCTGAAGCCGTACGGCGTAACCCTGCTGGCGGAAAAAGTGGAAGATGCCGCCATGTTCGAGCTGTGCGTCCGGCTTGGGTTCTCCCTCTTTCAGGGCTACTACTTCAGCAGACCGGAAATCGTGCCGGGCAAGAAGATTTCTTCCGCCCAACTGGTCAAGACCCAGCTGCTTGCCACGCTGGGCAAGGACTTCGACACCAAGGAACTGTCAGCCATCATTTCCCGCGACGTATCCCTCACCTTCCGCCTGCTCCGCTACATCAATTCAGCGAGCTTCGGCATACGCAGGCAGGTGGAATCCGTCCATCAGGCCCTCACCCTGCTTGGACAGAACCCTATCCGACAATGGCTCATGGTCGTTCTGGTAGCAGACATGAACCCGAGCCATGCAGCACAGGAAATAACCTTTCTTTCCGTGTTGCGCGGCAGATTTCTGGAAGAAGTGGCAAAGGCCGCCACCACCTCACTCGACCTACCCAAGGATTCCATGTTCCTCATCGGCCTGCTGTCACGGCTTGATGTGCTGCTGGGCATGCCCATGGCCGATCTCATGGAACAGATGCCGCTGGACCCTCTCATACAGGACGCCTTTCTCGGCAAACCCAACAGGATACACGCATGGTTGACGTGCCTCAACGCATTGGAAGAAGGGCGCTTTGACGAAATGCAGACCAAACTGGATGCACACGGCATAGACCTAGAGGCCGCCGCCAAGGTACGCCTTGCCGCGACCAACTGGACACAGCGGATACTCGGGCTTGAAAGCGTCGAACCTCCCTGCTAG
- a CDS encoding HU family DNA-binding protein, with protein MNKSELVKMLAEQHNLSNDEAVLVVNSFFESVRDALLEGDRVEIRGFGSFKVKDYSGYKGRNPKTGESVEVSSKKLPVFRAGKELKELVND; from the coding sequence ATGAACAAAAGCGAACTCGTAAAGATGCTGGCAGAGCAGCATAATCTTTCCAACGACGAAGCCGTGCTTGTGGTGAATTCCTTCTTCGAAAGCGTGCGTGATGCATTGCTTGAAGGGGATCGTGTTGAGATTCGTGGGTTTGGTTCATTCAAGGTGAAGGACTACAGCGGTTACAAGGGACGCAACCCCAAAACCGGGGAGAGCGTTGAAGTTTCATCCAAGAAACTGCCCGTGTTCAGAGCCGGCAAGGAATTGAAGGAACTGGTGAACGATTAG